A window of Acropora muricata isolate sample 2 chromosome 3, ASM3666990v1, whole genome shotgun sequence contains these coding sequences:
- the LOC136911470 gene encoding collagen alpha-2(I) chain-like, with protein MAKRGISVPRLCAQLISFIALCSHASGNNKPGDNKTTPQQTFLGQTSCGCAAGFPGFPGIPGSAGPAGVAGSPGNRGPEGPMGPRGRKGDEGARGRRGVQGPKGATGLSGSTGARGSRGEKGARGLQGPPGPKGADGLLVKNWKQCVYKNLADQRDTGLIKECIFNKKSAKTGLRVFYNGDLRLYNCHACCRRWYFTFNGAECSAPSAIDGIVYMNYGNGGKKNLHRVRQIEGVCEKVHKGSVRVGFWVGNCKGYGTADAVTGWNSVSRIYVEEVPPPQTIPQQMSCGQTSCACAAGIPGFPGIPGPAGSTGAAGLHGNRGPEGPVGPRGSKGDKGARGRRGGPGLKGATGLSGPTGAQGGRGEKGARGPQGPPGPRGADGLLGKNWKQYVYNNMNDGRDTGLIKECLFSKKSSKTGLRVFFNGVLRLYNCHSCCRRWYFTFNGAECSAPAAIDGVVYMVHGNSGKKDLHRVRQIEGVCEKVHKGTVRVGF; from the exons ATGGCAAAGCGAGGCATATCTGTACCCAGGCTCTGTGCACAGCTGATATCGTTTATTGCACTGTGTTCTCATGCCAGTGGAAACAACAAACCAGGAGATAACAAA ACCACTCCTCAACAAACGTTTTTAGGTCAAACATCATGTGGTTGTGCAGCAGGTTTTCCAGGCTTCCCGGGAATCCCTGGATCCGCGGGACCAGCAGGTGTTGCGGGATCACCCGGCAATCGTGGACCCGAAGGGCCCATGGGTCCCCGAGGGAGAAAGGGCGACGAAGGCGCCCGAGGCAGACGCGGTGTCCAAGGTCCTAAAGGAGCTACTGGGCTCTCGGGATCAACCGGTGCTCGAGGAAGCAGAGGTGAAAAAGGCGCTCGAGGACTTCAAGGGCCCCCAGGTCCAAAAGGAGCTGATGGGTTGTTAGTGAAAAACTGGAAACAGTGTGTTTACAAGAACTTGGCTGATCAGAGGGATACTGGCTTGATAAAG GAATGCATTTTCAACAAGAAGTCTGCAAAAACCGGGCTGCGAGTCTTTTACAACGGAGACCTTCGTCTCTACAATTGTCATGCCTGCTGCAGACGGTGGTATTTCACCTTTAATGGCGCAGAGTGCTCAGCTCCATCAGCTATTGATGGAATCGTCTACATGAACTACGGAAATGGCGGCAAGAAAAATTTGCACCGAGTTCGTCAGATAGAAGGCGTCTGTGAAAAGGTCCACAAAGGCAGTGTACGCGTGGGATTCTGGGTCGgtaattgcaaaggctatggaaCCGCTGATGCCGTCACAGGCTGGAACTCAGTATCCCGGATCTACGTGGAAGAAGTCCCTCCGCCACAA ACCATTCCTCAACAAATGTCATGTGGTCAGACATCATGTGCTTGCGCAGCAGGTATTCCGGGCTTCCCGGGAATCCCTGGACCCGCGGGATCAACAGGTGCTGCAGGATTACATGGGAATCGTGGACCCGAAGGACCCGTGGGTCCGCGAGGGAGCAAGGGCGATAAAGGCGCCCGAGGCAGACGCGGTGGCCCAGGACTCAAAGGAGCTACGGGACTCTCGGGACCAACCGGTGCTCAAGGAGGCAGAGGCGAAAAAGGCGCTCGAGGACCTCAAGGGCCTCCAGGTCCCAGAGGAGCTGATGGGTTGTTGGGGAAAAACTGGAAGCAGTATGTTTACAACAACATGAATGATGGCAGGGATACTGGCTTGATTAAG GAATGCCTTTTCAGCAAGAAATCTTCCAAAACTGGCCTGCGAGTCTTTTTCAATGGAGTTCTTCGTCTCTACAATTGTCATAGTTGCTGCAGACGGTGGTATTTCACTTTCAATGGTGCAGAGTGCTCAGCTCCAGCAGCCATTGATGGAGTCGTTTACATGGTCCATGGAAACAGCGGTAAGAAAGATTTGCACCGAGTGCGTCAAATAGAAGGCGTCTGTGAGAAGGTCCACAAAGGCACGGTACGCGTGGGATTCTGA
- the LOC136910900 gene encoding collagen triple helix repeat-containing protein 1-like → MMAKRGISVPRLCAQLISFIALCSHASGNNKPGDNKTTPQQTFCGQTSCGCAAGFPGFPGIPGSAGPAGVAGSPGDRGPEGPKGPQGSKGDEGARGRRGVQGPKGATGLSGPTGARGGRGEKGARGPQGSPGPKGADGLLVKNWKQCVYKNLNDGRDTGLIKECIFKKNFAKTGLRVFYNGDLRLHNCHDCCRRWYFTFNGAECSAPAAIDGIVYMRNGNNGKKNIHRVRQIEGVCEKVHKGIVRVGFWVGNCVGYGTADAFTGWISVSRIYVEEVPPPQA, encoded by the exons ATGATGGCAAAGCGAGGCATATCTGTACCCCGGCTCTGTGCACAGCTGATATCGTTTATTGCGCTGTGTTCTCATGCTAGTGGAAACAACAAACCAGGAGACAACAAA ACCACTCCTCAACAAACGTTTTGTGGTCAAACATCATGTGGTTGCGCAGCAGGTTTTCCAGGCTTCCCGGGAATCCCTGGATCCGCGGGACCAGCAGGTGTTGCGGGATCACCCGGCGATCGTGGACCCGAAGGGCCCAAGGGTCCCCAGGGGAGCAAGGGCGACGAAGGCGCCCGAGGCAGACGCGGTGTCCAAGGTCCCAAAGGAGCTACGGGACTCTCGGGACCAACTGGTGCTCGAGGAGGCAGAGGCGAAAAAGGCGCTCGAGGACCTCAAGGGTCCCCAGGTCCAAAAGGAGCTGATGGGTTGTTGGTGAAAAACTGGAAACAGTGCGTTTACAAGAACTTGAATGATGGCAGGGATACTGGCTTGATAAAG GAATGCATTTTCAAGAAGAATTTTGCAAAAACCGGGCTGCGAGTCTTTTATAACGGGGACCTTCGTCTCCACAATTGCCATGATTGCTGCAGACGGTGGTATTTCACCTTCAATGGCGCAGAGTGCTCAGCTCCAGCAGCTATTGATGGAATCGTCTACATGCGCAACGGAAACAACGGCAAGAAAAATATTCACCGAGTTCGTCAGATAGAAGGCGTCTGTGAGAAGGTCCACAAAGGCATCGTGCGCGTGGGATTCTGGGTCGGTAATTGTGTCGGCTATGGAACCGCTGATGCCTTCACAGGCTGGATCTCAGTATCCCGGATCTATGTGGAAGAAGTACCTCCCCCACAGGCTTAA